The Osmia bicornis bicornis chromosome 12, iOsmBic2.1, whole genome shotgun sequence genome includes a region encoding these proteins:
- the LOC114880336 gene encoding protein spinster isoform X3, producing the protein MVEEDIIANASPYDYHAVNAESAQNTSREKRIQGTILSDVRMVSRNDWITIFVLCFINLINYMDRFTIAGVLTNIKNDFYIGNDMSGLLQTAFILSYMIFAPLFGYLGDRYNRKVIMSSGVFIWCLTTFIGSYMKSFGWFLLFRAFVGIGEASYSTIAPTIISDLFVKDVRSKMLALFYFAIPVGSGLGYIVGGETARATGAWQWGLRVTPALGIIAIILLLTVVRDPIRGEREGGAHLTSTSWSNDIKALLKNPSFMFSTAGFTCVAFVAGALAWWAPTFLQLGFTLHPNAHNVDPDDVAYKFGLIGMAAGLIGVPLGSYLAQRLRVNWHQADPLICAAGLLISVPLLFFGTLTANTNSAVCYILVFLGQLSLNLNWSIVADILLYVVIPTRRSTAEAFQILIAHAFGDAGSPYLIGLLSEGLKKVLLPDSSISKKPAPHDLENTLIEFRSLQYALFLTMFVEVIGSLFFFLTALYIQKDKALAELTISEKYLDSKNNGQAESTRL; encoded by the exons ATGGTCGAGGAAGATATCATTGCTAATGCATCGCCGTACGATTATCATGCGGTGAATGCAGAGAGTGCACAAAACACTTCTAGAGAAAAACGAATACAAGGTACAATACTATCGGACGTTAGGATGGTCAGCAGGAATGATTGGATAACAATCTTTGTATTGTGTTTTATCAACCTTATAAATTACATGGATCGTTTTACGATCGCCG GAGTACtgacaaatattaaaaatgatttctatATTGGCAATGATATGTCTGGATTACTACAGACTGCATTCATCTTAAGCTACATGATATTTGCACCACTGTTTGGATACTTGGGTGATCGTTACAACAGAAAAGTTATAATGAGCAGTGGTGTGTTTATATGGTGTTTAACAACATTCATTGGTTCTTACATGAAG tcATTCGGATGGTTTCTCCTATTCAGAGCCTTTGTTGGAATAGGTGAAGCCAGTTATTCCACAATTGCTCCAACAATAATAAGTGATTTATTTGTTAAAGATGTACGTTCTAAAATGCTTGCACtgttttattttgcaataccAGTTGGAAG cGGGTTAGGATATATAGTCGGTGGTGAAACAGCGAGAGCTACCGGTGCATGGCAATGGGGTTTACGCGTCACTCCAGCTTTAGGTATCATCGCAATTATTTTACTTCTTACAGTAGTAAGAGATCCAATcagaggagaaagagaaggaggagCCCATTTGACAAGCACTTCATGGTCAAATGACATCAAAgcattattaaaaaa TCCTAGTTTTATGTTTTCTACTGCTGGCTTCACATGTGTAGCTTTTGTTGCTGGAGCATTGGCTTGGTGGGCTCCAACATTTTTACAGCTGGGATTTACATTACATCCTAATGCACATAATGTTGATCCAGATGA TGTTGCGTACAAATTCGGATTAATAGGAATGGCCGCTGGTTTAATAGGAGTACCATTAGGTTCATACCTAGCTCAAAGACTAAGAGTAAATTGGCATCAAGCTGATCCTCTAATATGTGCTGCTGGACTTCTTATTAGTGTACCATTACTATTCTTTGGAACTTTAACTGCCAATACAAATTCTGCTGTATGTTATATATTAGTATTCCTTGGACAGTTatcattaaatttaaattggtCTATTGTTGCAGACATATTATTG TATGTAGTGATTCCAACAAGAAGATCTACAGCAGAAGCTTTTCAGATACTTATAGCTCATGCTTTTGGAGATGCAGGAAGTCCTTATCTTATTGGTTTG tTGTCAGAAGGACTGAAAAAAGTTCTTCTTCCAGACTCGAGTATATCCAAAAAACCGGCACCACACGATCTTGAAAACACGCTTATCGAGTTTCGAAGTTTACAATACGCTTTATTTCTGACCATGTTCGTAGAAGTCATTGGAAGCCTATTTTTCTTCCTTACAGCATTGTATATACAAAAGGACAAAGCACTAGCAGAACTAACCATCTCAG AAAAATATCTAGATTCTAAGAATAATGGGCAAGCTGAATCAACACGTTTATAA
- the LOC114880336 gene encoding protein spinster isoform X1, translated as MVEEDIIANASPYDYHAVNAESAQNTSREKRIQGTILSDVRMVSRNDWITIFVLCFINLINYMDRFTIAGVLTNIKNDFYIGNDMSGLLQTAFILSYMIFAPLFGYLGDRYNRKVIMSSGVFIWCLTTFIGSYMKSFGWFLLFRAFVGIGEASYSTIAPTIISDLFVKDVRSKMLALFYFAIPVGSGLGYIVGGETARATGAWQWGLRVTPALGIIAIILLLTVVRDPIRGEREGGAHLTSTSWSNDIKALLKNPSFMFSTAGFTCVAFVAGALAWWAPTFLQLGFTLHPNAHNVDPDDVAYKFGLIGMAAGLIGVPLGSYLAQRLRVNWHQADPLICAAGLLISVPLLFFGTLTANTNSAVCYILVFLGQLSLNLNWSIVADILLYVVIPTRRSTAEAFQILIAHAFGDAGSPYLIGLLSEGLKKVLLPDSSISKKPAPHDLENTLIEFRSLQYALFLTMFVEVIGSLFFFLTALYIQKDKALAELTISGGNISDSMYICNDEVENELQDDMHKP; from the exons ATGGTCGAGGAAGATATCATTGCTAATGCATCGCCGTACGATTATCATGCGGTGAATGCAGAGAGTGCACAAAACACTTCTAGAGAAAAACGAATACAAGGTACAATACTATCGGACGTTAGGATGGTCAGCAGGAATGATTGGATAACAATCTTTGTATTGTGTTTTATCAACCTTATAAATTACATGGATCGTTTTACGATCGCCG GAGTACtgacaaatattaaaaatgatttctatATTGGCAATGATATGTCTGGATTACTACAGACTGCATTCATCTTAAGCTACATGATATTTGCACCACTGTTTGGATACTTGGGTGATCGTTACAACAGAAAAGTTATAATGAGCAGTGGTGTGTTTATATGGTGTTTAACAACATTCATTGGTTCTTACATGAAG tcATTCGGATGGTTTCTCCTATTCAGAGCCTTTGTTGGAATAGGTGAAGCCAGTTATTCCACAATTGCTCCAACAATAATAAGTGATTTATTTGTTAAAGATGTACGTTCTAAAATGCTTGCACtgttttattttgcaataccAGTTGGAAG cGGGTTAGGATATATAGTCGGTGGTGAAACAGCGAGAGCTACCGGTGCATGGCAATGGGGTTTACGCGTCACTCCAGCTTTAGGTATCATCGCAATTATTTTACTTCTTACAGTAGTAAGAGATCCAATcagaggagaaagagaaggaggagCCCATTTGACAAGCACTTCATGGTCAAATGACATCAAAgcattattaaaaaa TCCTAGTTTTATGTTTTCTACTGCTGGCTTCACATGTGTAGCTTTTGTTGCTGGAGCATTGGCTTGGTGGGCTCCAACATTTTTACAGCTGGGATTTACATTACATCCTAATGCACATAATGTTGATCCAGATGA TGTTGCGTACAAATTCGGATTAATAGGAATGGCCGCTGGTTTAATAGGAGTACCATTAGGTTCATACCTAGCTCAAAGACTAAGAGTAAATTGGCATCAAGCTGATCCTCTAATATGTGCTGCTGGACTTCTTATTAGTGTACCATTACTATTCTTTGGAACTTTAACTGCCAATACAAATTCTGCTGTATGTTATATATTAGTATTCCTTGGACAGTTatcattaaatttaaattggtCTATTGTTGCAGACATATTATTG TATGTAGTGATTCCAACAAGAAGATCTACAGCAGAAGCTTTTCAGATACTTATAGCTCATGCTTTTGGAGATGCAGGAAGTCCTTATCTTATTGGTTTG tTGTCAGAAGGACTGAAAAAAGTTCTTCTTCCAGACTCGAGTATATCCAAAAAACCGGCACCACACGATCTTGAAAACACGCTTATCGAGTTTCGAAGTTTACAATACGCTTTATTTCTGACCATGTTCGTAGAAGTCATTGGAAGCCTATTTTTCTTCCTTACAGCATTGTATATACAAAAGGACAAAGCACTAGCAGAACTAACCATCTCAG GTGGAAACATTTCagattcaatgtacatatgtaatgatgaagttgaaaatgaattacaaGATGATATGCACAAACCATGA
- the LOC114880336 gene encoding protein spinster isoform X2 yields the protein MVEEDIIANASPYDYHAVNAESAQNTSREKRIQGTILSDVRMVSRNDWITIFVLCFINLINYMDRFTIAGVLTNIKNDFYIGNDMSGLLQTAFILSYMIFAPLFGYLGDRYNRKVIMSSGVFIWCLTTFIGSYMKSFGWFLLFRAFVGIGEASYSTIAPTIISDLFVKDVRSKMLALFYFAIPVGSGLGYIVGGETARATGAWQWGLRVTPALGIIAIILLLTVVRDPIRGEREGGAHLTSTSWSNDIKALLKNPSFMFSTAGFTCVAFVAGALAWWAPTFLQLGFTLHPNAHNVDPDDVAYKFGLIGMAAGLIGVPLGSYLAQRLRVNWHQADPLICAAGLLISVPLLFFGTLTANTNSAVCYILVFLGQLSLNLNWSIVADILLYVVIPTRRSTAEAFQILIAHAFGDAGSPYLIGLLSEGLKKVLLPDSSISKKPAPHDLENTLIEFRSLQYALFLTMFVEVIGSLFFFLTALYIQKDKALAELTISVYQLFASLKLNGEMLRPKKNI from the exons ATGGTCGAGGAAGATATCATTGCTAATGCATCGCCGTACGATTATCATGCGGTGAATGCAGAGAGTGCACAAAACACTTCTAGAGAAAAACGAATACAAGGTACAATACTATCGGACGTTAGGATGGTCAGCAGGAATGATTGGATAACAATCTTTGTATTGTGTTTTATCAACCTTATAAATTACATGGATCGTTTTACGATCGCCG GAGTACtgacaaatattaaaaatgatttctatATTGGCAATGATATGTCTGGATTACTACAGACTGCATTCATCTTAAGCTACATGATATTTGCACCACTGTTTGGATACTTGGGTGATCGTTACAACAGAAAAGTTATAATGAGCAGTGGTGTGTTTATATGGTGTTTAACAACATTCATTGGTTCTTACATGAAG tcATTCGGATGGTTTCTCCTATTCAGAGCCTTTGTTGGAATAGGTGAAGCCAGTTATTCCACAATTGCTCCAACAATAATAAGTGATTTATTTGTTAAAGATGTACGTTCTAAAATGCTTGCACtgttttattttgcaataccAGTTGGAAG cGGGTTAGGATATATAGTCGGTGGTGAAACAGCGAGAGCTACCGGTGCATGGCAATGGGGTTTACGCGTCACTCCAGCTTTAGGTATCATCGCAATTATTTTACTTCTTACAGTAGTAAGAGATCCAATcagaggagaaagagaaggaggagCCCATTTGACAAGCACTTCATGGTCAAATGACATCAAAgcattattaaaaaa TCCTAGTTTTATGTTTTCTACTGCTGGCTTCACATGTGTAGCTTTTGTTGCTGGAGCATTGGCTTGGTGGGCTCCAACATTTTTACAGCTGGGATTTACATTACATCCTAATGCACATAATGTTGATCCAGATGA TGTTGCGTACAAATTCGGATTAATAGGAATGGCCGCTGGTTTAATAGGAGTACCATTAGGTTCATACCTAGCTCAAAGACTAAGAGTAAATTGGCATCAAGCTGATCCTCTAATATGTGCTGCTGGACTTCTTATTAGTGTACCATTACTATTCTTTGGAACTTTAACTGCCAATACAAATTCTGCTGTATGTTATATATTAGTATTCCTTGGACAGTTatcattaaatttaaattggtCTATTGTTGCAGACATATTATTG TATGTAGTGATTCCAACAAGAAGATCTACAGCAGAAGCTTTTCAGATACTTATAGCTCATGCTTTTGGAGATGCAGGAAGTCCTTATCTTATTGGTTTG tTGTCAGAAGGACTGAAAAAAGTTCTTCTTCCAGACTCGAGTATATCCAAAAAACCGGCACCACACGATCTTGAAAACACGCTTATCGAGTTTCGAAGTTTACAATACGCTTTATTTCTGACCATGTTCGTAGAAGTCATTGGAAGCCTATTTTTCTTCCTTACAGCATTGTATATACAAAAGGACAAAGCACTAGCAGAACTAACCATCTCAG TGTATCAACTGTTCGCAAGTTTGAAGTTAAATGGGGAGATGTTAAGACCAAAA AAAAATATCTAG